acacacatcaAAGCACACAACagactgaccaatacaagggttgaaagaTTAGTGGCCATCAAGGCAAATGAGGCTTTTTGAGCCAGACAACGAGccaggttggaaagtgacagggaagatgaggcctcagagtctgatgttcaagaggtggacattgaggaggtccagggagaagacatggagaggaagacaacgaaagctttagtttctagactatcaatttacagatgtatgttgaaaatgtttttgagAGATGCCATtaatcattggggatcattcaatattccacTTATTTtattgttcagtgaaatcatcccatgtgaagagtcaactcatttagagatcaattcgtaactaaatcgttttaaaatgtatattggaaggatttaataattcgcaattatgtctacttatgataaggtaaaaggtttatgtttctgtctccatatgatacggtaaatatatccaatgcaaaaaaaacattaacatttaaatggtattaatatattcccgttaattcccacggaaagtttccaaatgtgcaaccctagtcaCAACGTTAGtgaagggggagtacatgggccgccTTCCAAACTTTAGGGATAGTACCAGATATATAATGGTCAGGTTAAAAAGATGGGTTAAAAATTCAGCAATCAGGGGGGCAGAAAACTGCAGCAAAAATGGATCAAGCCCCAGGGGATTTCTTTTACATCAATCTTAAGCAAGGCATCTAGCACATCACAGATAGTAAATTGTTGAAATAAACAAAGATTCACTATAAGTTGGCGGGTTAACCGTCGTGTCAGCTGGAGGATGGCAGAGGGAAGAGCAGTTGATTGAATGACCAGGGTCAATTAAACCAGTTTTTCTCAAGTAAAAAGCCTGCGAGATAAAAAGATGATTAAAAGCATcacttatcccattcttctcagttATGATGCCAGAGGCAGACATAACTTGCATTGGCAGGGAAGAAGAGGAATGTGTTCTCTTCAGTGCATTGACTGTTTTCCAAAACTTAGAAGTATCACCAGCAGAGTCAGAGATAGCTTGATTAAGCTTTCTTAAATCGAGATAGGACATCTGTTTTCTCAATTGTCTGAAAGATTGTCAGTCCACTACAGAGTCAATTTTCTTGAATTGGCCCAGGCCTGATTTCTCATCTGAATGAGCTCAGATAACTAAAATGAAAGCCAAGGGTTAGATCTATCTTTGACTCTGAATTTTCTTTAAAGGGGCGTGTGTATCTGCCAGAGGAATAAATATGGAGGAGGCATTTTCTATAGCCAActcagggtcagaaacacaggagACAGTGGCTAAATCAGATTAGAACATGTCATGTTATGATGAAATTCACAGGGTGCTGAAAGTGAGAGCTTGATGctcatttctcaaaaatattgaGGGCCTTATTGACATGAAGATCgataaatacaaatattctcactcttatccataataaatctcatcatgtaggctagcCTGTCTCTGCGACCTGTTGGTCAGAGAGCACGAGTCAAGACCAGAGTAGAGGCTCATTTGCTATTTAAAgcaacagtttgtgacaaaactattcgcagagttagatttttattcagtacatgaaaACTTAGGCGAAAATGTACATTGTGTGCACCACGTCATCACACACTGATTTTTATCCACAACAAGTCTGCTTGGTGGaaactggtgggaaaatgtgcatattttctttatgcagattttagaatattcacattaatatctgtcgccaattggatggaaacctagccaaTGTTAAAGATAGGCAGTTATGAAATATTTGCCAGTCATGGTAGCATGTGGTTCCTCCCCTTGGTCTCCTCATATTCTAACAATTATTGAAACATTTACAACAATCCTGACAGCGATATAGTTTATAGTTCATGTGATTTATCCTCATATGAATTTATGTGACTACCGCCAGTGTTGAAAGATGTATAGCAACAATTATGTGATTTCCCTCGTGTGAATCCTCATATGCGCAGTCAGACTATCTTTACGACGAAAATATTTGCCACAATATTGACAGCAATAACATTTCTCTGTGTGAATCCTAATGTGAGACCTCAGATTACTAGGACGAGCAAAACATTTGCCACAGACCTGGCAGCAAAGTGGTTTTTCCCCTGTGTGAATCCTCATATGAAGTGTCAGATCACCAACTCGATAGAAACATTTACCACAATCATGACAGCGAtgaggtttctcccctgtgtgagtcTTTCTGTGATAGTTCAGATACCCAACTTGAGTAAAACATTTGCCACATTCATCACAGCGATGAGGTTTCTTTCCTTTGTGGGCCTTCCTATGAGCATCCAGTTTTCCCATCTGAGTAAAACGTTCACCACAATCACTACAGCAAAATGATGTATCTTCAGTGTGACTTCTCCTTTGCACTGGTGATTTCAGATCCAGAGATTCTCCACCGTTCGAGCTTTGTCCTTTTTCTGTCCATGTCTTCTTCAATTTGCACTGGGGCTGAGAGTCACTGGTTGGCTCTGAGGAATCATCTACCTTAGGATCTGTTTTGATCTCTTCAGTAAAGGCCATTGTGTCTTTGTATTCTTCACTTTGGGTTTGTGAGGACTGAGTTGGGTACTGATCATAGTCACTTTTCACCCAGGCAGGAGTGAATACAGAGTCTTCCTCCTCCTGGATGATCCTGAattcctcctgttcctctttaaTCTGTATGGGGTTCCAGTCATCTTGCCCCAGACTGGGGCTCAACTCCTGCTTACAATGCTGCTGCGCAGGGTGAAACTCCACTTCAGAGACAATGAACTGCTGAAAATCTGAAGGGAAGGAGAAAGGATGAGTTACAACTGAAATGCTGATTAGCTGGTTTTAGCAATGCTAGTATTTACACACTAGCAATGCTAGGAATTagtttgaaaaaaaaaacatacgtCTGCCAGAGGACAGAAGTTAAATTTTATTTAAACTTACTCTGAACATTTTCTGTAGGCTTGGTCCTTATGCAGGGGGGAAATTTAGAAAAAAACATAATAGAACGTAAATTAAACAGACTTTCCAACCATGGGTCTGTGTTGTAGACCCACTTCCACTTCGCTTACCTCATCTCAAAATAAAAGTCCTGTACGTGCGCCATACCTGCACACATAAAAAGTTGTGGGGGACTTTTAATTTGACATGAGGTAAGCAGAGAGGAATAAACCCATGTTAGGAAATTCTGTTTAATTATACATTccattagatttttttattttttttattccccCCTGCATAAGGACCAAACTTACAGACAATTGACAGAGTAAGTAGAAATATAATTTTATTTCACTATTCAGCATTTTTGCAAGCTAATTCCCATCAACGCTGTTGTGCAAATACTAGCGCTGCTAAAAGCATTTACACACTGATTAGATAGGTGCTTATGCGCCATCTGACATAACGGGGTCTAGAATAGGATGgcacattattttttttaaagatagccCATAGGATAGTTCACGATTTCGCTCTCATCTGTATTGTTGTCGATTGACCCAAACAGTTTTTGAAGTGTGTATTGGCAATCATTTTACCAGCAGCCGCAATCTGACTCTAATGATTATAATGGAAGGCGCATAGCTCAATACTGGTCTAAACACCACTAATAGTCCATTTAAAAACGCAAGGGTACATGTGAAGAGATGCTAGACCGAGGAGAGGATTGTTTATTCTACTACATGTAATATTATAAATATTGACTGGATTTGTGATGCAAGCtatcggtttctgggaccaatcagaacggtCAGAATGTGTTTGCATTCTAGAAGAGGTCAGGGAGGAAAGAAAATCCagaccatagagatagatagaggactcatacTTGTATCTGTGTCATTATAGCCTTGGTGACAgcagggcagcgccattgaggcaatctccatttaagtagtcaattttcttcttcacgattggctgatgcCTCCTGATGACCCAGTTGGACATAActccaacagggtcaccaggagcgatcagccaatgaagttgtaAATCCCACtcagttgactacattaaaatgatGGAAGCCCTCAAAGGTTTTGCCCATGCCAATAGGGCCTTTTGGGCACTAGATGCCTCAATCATTCTTTATGATCCAGACTCATCGTGGAGAAGAAATGTTAGTGGGCGTGGCGTTTGGCCCGGGAACGATGTGGATGAGTACTCAGGCTAGCGGGAGGTAGGTTGTTGCTGATTAACAGCGGTCTGCAGCGGAAGGGCTGTAGTGCACACAGGCCACAAACGGCTGCCGGCAGTGAGTCTGCAACTGTATGCTGGAGACAGCATTATGCAGTCAAATACATCCAGAGTGAGATTAAAAGATGTGTTCTGTTTATTGTCAAATACATAATTTCAACTAAATACAATAATTAATGTAACGACACTCCAACATTGTGTAGCATTCATATTccaggggttgggttaaatgcggaagacacatttcagatgaatgcattcagttgtacaactgactaggtattcccctttccCTTAATTTGTTTGCATCAGTTTCAATACAGGACTTTTAAACTGGAAGGCGAACATCCAATTTCACTATTGTTAATGTTTCTCACCTCGCAGTTGTAGAGCTAGTGGCCCAGTGGGGGCTTGCTAGCCATAAGAATCCAACTAGACGTTCATTATGACGACTTATCTCTTGTCAGAAAGGTGCTATGTCACGATCAGGACAGCATGGAACTGGCGCGAGGTACGTCTCGGAAAACACACCTCAATCCCATTATCCCCACTGACAAATCGAGAATGGTAAGCTGACAAAATAAGACTATTTCAGACTTCTCAATTTGTCAGTGTGGATAATGGGATaatagagctcgccagcttgtagGCCTATAAGACGGAAATGAGTTAAgtctggttcgttcagccattcctataaGTGAAATTAATGGAGAAAGAAACGGGTTTTGGGATAAATGCCAAAAAgagaggttaacacaggcttaggagatcttctTCTGTGGGTTTTATGGCAGACTACAACCCAAAAAGGTGTATTACTGCCACCAAATAGACGGGGTTGAAAAAAACCAAGGTATAAATAAAACCCATACGTGATAGGGAAAATGTACTTCATCCTCCCACAATAAAACACCACATTGACAAAACCCCAAATCTCCCACTTTTTCCTTCAAATCTCCATATCTCCCTTCTCAGGCTCTATGACCTGAGAGGGTGGTTTGGCTTGTGACAATACTCCATGAAACTCCTTCGCCGAGAAGTCTTTCAGTCCCAGGAACCGTTCTGCCACAATCTATCCA
This genomic stretch from Salvelinus fontinalis isolate EN_2023a chromosome 41, ASM2944872v1, whole genome shotgun sequence harbors:
- the LOC129840285 gene encoding zinc finger and SCAN domain-containing protein 22-like is translated as MSETSVLHQRISSVMDILASAAMTEICKLVEDCCGALSVEVSQNKEQIKMLQKQLSLAESNYMSVSCKESQTPVSSGSPINNSPSGNYPTANADDADDTHDDKDFQQFIVSEVEFHPAQQHCKQELSPSLGQDDWNPIQIKEEQEEFRIIQEEEDSVFTPAWVKSDYDQYPTQSSQTQSEEYKDTMAFTEEIKTDPKVDDSSEPTSDSQPQCKLKKTWTEKGQSSNGGESLDLKSPVQRRSHTEDTSFCCSDCGERFTQMGKLDAHRKAHKGKKPHRCDECGKCFTQVGYLNYHRKTHTGEKPHRCHDCGKCFYRVGDLTLHMRIHTGEKPLCCQVCGKCFARPSNLRSHIRIHTEKCYCCQYCGKYFRRKDSLTAHMRIHTREIT